One segment of Brassica napus cultivar Da-Ae chromosome C3, Da-Ae, whole genome shotgun sequence DNA contains the following:
- the LOC125583624 gene encoding uncharacterized protein LOC125583624 — MSPLASFFGCFVPKSRAKISSTNDSNSKVLSLEKPKIKSKSPRAPVIVSYFPAGSNLSRL; from the coding sequence ATGTCTCCCTTGGCGTCTTTCTTTGGTTGCTTCGTTCCAAAATCCAGGGCAAAGATTAGCTCAACCAATGATAGTAACTCGAAAGTCTTGTCCTTGGAGAaaccaaaaatcaaatcaaaatctcCGAGAGCTCCAGTCATCGTGTCTTATTTTCCCGCAGGTTCGAATCTTTCGCGTTTGTAA
- the LOC125583625 gene encoding uncharacterized protein LOC125583625: MSLFTSFLSCFVPKSSSRISSINGSIPKGLSLEKPKSKSESLRAPIIVSYFPVPVASMLSRL, from the coding sequence ATGTCTCTCTTCACGTCTTTCTTAAGTTGCTTTGTTCCAAAATCCAGCTCAAGGATTAGTTCAATCAATGGTAGTATCCCGAAAGGCTTGTCGTTGGAGAAGCCAAAAAGCAAATCTGAATCTCTTAGAGCTccaatcattgtatcttatttcCCTGTGCCCGTGGCTTCAATGCTTTCGCGTTTGTAA